From Pandoraea norimbergensis, the proteins below share one genomic window:
- a CDS encoding AraC family transcriptional regulator: protein MPAAMPAPIPIVRPDLLTSPAAPFLAAGELTQPEAREKSPHRHAHGQLMGALTGLVSVGLDKHQWVVPAIHAIWIPPHYVHSVRSHGPFSGWSVFIREARCGELPPEPRAIRTSALLREAVRRAATWSGTLTDDGLDAAQTRIAEVIVDEVRVASPASLGLPLPEDPRLVRITDALAADLSDARRLEEWAAWAGLAPRTLSRHFMAQTGMTFAQWRQQARLLRALEQLAAGVSVTTIALDLGYENVSAFIDMFRRAMGTTPGRYASDERLQSSP from the coding sequence ATGCCCGCCGCTATGCCCGCCCCCATCCCCATTGTTCGCCCGGATCTGCTGACCTCACCTGCCGCGCCATTTCTGGCGGCCGGGGAATTGACGCAGCCGGAGGCGCGCGAGAAGTCGCCGCATCGACACGCACACGGGCAACTGATGGGTGCGCTCACCGGGCTGGTCTCGGTGGGGCTCGACAAGCACCAGTGGGTTGTCCCGGCGATTCACGCGATCTGGATTCCGCCGCACTACGTGCATTCGGTACGCTCTCACGGGCCGTTCTCGGGATGGAGTGTTTTCATTCGGGAGGCGCGCTGTGGTGAACTACCGCCAGAGCCCCGCGCCATCCGCACGTCTGCGCTGCTGCGAGAAGCGGTACGGCGCGCGGCGACATGGTCCGGCACATTGACGGACGATGGGCTCGACGCCGCACAGACTCGCATCGCGGAAGTGATTGTCGATGAGGTGAGAGTGGCGTCACCGGCATCGCTCGGGCTGCCGTTGCCCGAAGACCCGAGACTCGTGCGCATCACCGATGCACTGGCGGCCGACCTGTCGGATGCCCGGCGGCTGGAGGAATGGGCGGCGTGGGCTGGCTTAGCGCCGCGTACGCTGAGCCGGCATTTCATGGCGCAGACGGGCATGACGTTCGCGCAGTGGCGCCAGCAAGCGCGACTGCTGCGTGCGCTCGAACAACTCGCAGCGGGCGTGTCAGTCACGACGATTGCGCTCGATCTCGGCTACGAGAACGTCAGTGCATTCATCGACATGTTCCGCCGCGCGATGGGGACGACGCCGGGTCGGTATGCGAGCGACGAGCGTCTACAATCCAGCCCATGA
- a CDS encoding GNAT family N-acetyltransferase has translation MTLHIRNETPADVTAIEALTTAAFLNAPHTDHTEQFIVNALRRAQQLSVSLVAQEDGVIVGHVAVSPVTISDGSARWYGLGPISVAPDRQGQGIGSRLMHAALDALRQLGAVGCVVLGDPLYYGRFGFAANPGVILPDVPPEYFQTVSFDGSTPSGTVRYHDAFNATS, from the coding sequence ATGACACTTCATATTCGCAACGAAACGCCCGCCGACGTGACGGCCATCGAAGCGCTGACGACGGCAGCGTTTCTCAACGCACCGCATACCGATCACACCGAGCAGTTCATCGTCAACGCGCTGCGTCGTGCGCAGCAACTGTCGGTATCGCTGGTTGCGCAAGAAGACGGCGTCATCGTGGGGCACGTGGCCGTGTCGCCGGTGACGATCTCCGACGGCAGCGCGCGCTGGTACGGTCTGGGGCCGATTTCAGTGGCACCTGACCGGCAAGGTCAAGGTATCGGCAGCCGCTTGATGCACGCGGCACTCGACGCATTGCGGCAACTCGGCGCGGTCGGTTGCGTCGTGCTTGGCGATCCGCTGTACTACGGGCGCTTCGGCTTTGCTGCCAACCCTGGCGTGATCCTGCCAGACGTGCCGCCCGAGTATTTCCAGACGGTATCGTTCGACGGTTCGACGCCATCGGGCACCGTGCGCTATCACGACGCGTTCAACGCCACATCGTGA
- a CDS encoding NAD-dependent formate dehydrogenase has translation MAKIVCVLYDDPVTGYPKTYARDDLPKIECYPDGQTLPTPKGIDFQPGALLGSVSGELGLRKYLESNGHQLVVTSSKDGDNSVLDRELADAEIVISQPFWPAYMTAERIKRAKKLKMIVTAGIGSDHTDLQAAMEHGITVAEVTYCNSNSVAEHVLMTTLALVRNYLPSYQWVLKGGWNIADCVERSYDLEGMHVGTVAAGRIGLRVLRLMKPFGTHLHYLDRHRLPESVEKELNLTHHTSLESLAKACDVVTLNCPLHPETEHMINADSLKHFKRGAYLINTARGKLCDRDAVAAALESGQLAGYGGDVWFPQPAPADHPWRHMPHHGMTPHISGTSLSAQTRYAAGTREILECYFENRPIRNEYLIVQGGKLAGVGAHSYSAGNATGGSEEAARFKKSA, from the coding sequence ATGGCCAAGATTGTGTGTGTACTGTACGACGATCCCGTCACCGGATATCCCAAGACCTACGCCCGCGACGATCTGCCGAAGATCGAATGCTATCCGGACGGTCAGACCCTGCCGACGCCCAAGGGCATCGACTTCCAGCCGGGCGCTTTGCTCGGCAGCGTGTCGGGCGAACTGGGCCTGCGCAAGTATCTCGAATCGAATGGTCACCAACTGGTGGTGACGTCGAGCAAAGACGGCGACAACAGCGTGCTCGACCGTGAACTGGCCGATGCGGAAATCGTGATCTCGCAGCCGTTCTGGCCCGCGTACATGACCGCCGAGCGCATCAAGCGCGCCAAGAAACTCAAGATGATCGTGACGGCCGGCATCGGCTCGGACCACACCGATCTGCAAGCCGCCATGGAACACGGCATCACGGTCGCGGAAGTGACCTACTGCAACAGCAACAGCGTTGCCGAGCACGTGCTGATGACCACGCTAGCACTCGTGCGCAACTATCTCCCGTCGTATCAGTGGGTGCTCAAGGGCGGCTGGAACATCGCCGATTGCGTCGAGCGTTCGTACGATCTGGAAGGCATGCACGTGGGGACGGTGGCCGCGGGCCGTATTGGGCTGCGCGTACTGCGCCTGATGAAGCCGTTCGGCACGCATCTGCACTATCTCGACCGTCACCGTCTGCCGGAATCGGTTGAGAAGGAACTGAACCTCACGCACCACACGAGTCTGGAAAGCCTCGCGAAGGCATGCGACGTCGTGACGCTGAACTGCCCGCTGCACCCGGAAACGGAACACATGATCAACGCCGACAGCCTGAAGCACTTCAAGCGCGGCGCGTACCTGATCAACACCGCACGCGGCAAGCTGTGCGACCGCGACGCTGTGGCCGCCGCGCTGGAAAGCGGCCAACTCGCGGGCTACGGCGGCGACGTGTGGTTCCCGCAACCGGCGCCGGCCGATCACCCGTGGCGCCACATGCCGCACCACGGCATGACGCCGCACATCTCGGGTACGAGCTTGTCGGCACAAACGCGCTACGCCGCAGGCACGCGTGAAATTCTGGAGTGCTATTTCGAGAACCGTCCGATCCGCAACGAGTACCTGATCGTGCAGGGCGGCAAGCTCGCCGGTGTCGGTGCGCACTCGTACAGCGCAGGCAACGCCACGGGCGGCTCGGAAGAGGCGGCTCGCTTCAAGAAGTCGGCGTAA
- a CDS encoding glutathione binding-like protein: MTDQSADLSQFPITRKWPAAHPERLQLYSLPTPNGVKVSIMLEEIGLPYEVHLVSFQTDDQLTPEFLSLNPNNKIPAILDPNGPDGKPLPLFESGAILWYLAEKTGKLLPADPAARYETLQWLMFQMGGIGPMFGQVGFFHKFAGKDFEDKRPRDRYVNEAKRLLAVLDTHLANRTWILGDEYTIADIATFPWIRNLVGFYEAGDLVDFAQFRNVKRVLDAFVARPAVVRGLDIPKRPA; the protein is encoded by the coding sequence ATGACCGACCAGTCCGCCGATTTGTCCCAGTTCCCGATCACGCGCAAGTGGCCCGCCGCACACCCCGAGCGTCTGCAACTGTATTCGCTGCCCACACCCAATGGCGTGAAGGTCTCGATCATGCTCGAAGAGATCGGCCTGCCCTACGAGGTGCATCTGGTCAGCTTCCAGACCGACGATCAGCTCACGCCCGAGTTTCTCTCGCTGAACCCGAACAACAAGATTCCCGCGATCCTCGATCCGAACGGCCCCGACGGCAAGCCGCTGCCGCTGTTCGAGTCGGGTGCGATCCTCTGGTATCTGGCCGAGAAGACCGGCAAGCTGCTGCCCGCCGACCCGGCCGCGCGCTACGAAACGCTGCAATGGCTGATGTTCCAGATGGGCGGCATCGGCCCGATGTTCGGGCAGGTGGGCTTCTTCCACAAGTTCGCGGGTAAGGACTTCGAAGACAAGCGCCCGCGCGATCGCTACGTGAATGAAGCCAAGCGTCTGCTTGCTGTGCTCGACACGCATCTGGCCAATCGCACGTGGATTCTCGGCGACGAGTACACGATTGCCGATATCGCCACGTTCCCGTGGATTCGCAATCTGGTCGGTTTCTACGAGGCTGGCGATCTGGTCGACTTCGCGCAGTTCAGGAACGTGAAGCGCGTGCTCGACGCCTTCGTCGCGCGTCCGGCTGTGGTGCGCGGACTCGATATTCCTAAGCGCCCCGCCTGA
- a CDS encoding amino acid aminotransferase, which translates to MFEHIDAYPGDPILSLNENFAKDPRTDKVNLSIGIYYDDDGRLPVMQAVRQAEALLLAEVGPKPYLPMAGFANYRDAVQALVFGDDSPARTEGRIATVQTLGGSGALKVGADFIKRYFPGAQVWVSDPTWDNHRFIFERAGFTVNTYPYYDEATGGLQFEAMVDAIDKLPARSVVLLHACCHNPTGVDLNDAQWVQVIEVLKKRELLPFVDMAYQGFGSGLDADAFVIRELARQGVPAFVANSFSKNFSLYGERCGGLSVICESGEAAERVLGQLTSAVRSNYSNPPTHGAKIVAKVLSTPELRKSWEDELTQMCQRITRMRGAIHEGLRGHVPDNMLSRYLEQRGMFTYTGLSAAQVDVLRDEHGVYLIRSGRMCVAGLNEKNVGVVAESIAKVLNNA; encoded by the coding sequence ATGTTCGAACATATCGATGCCTATCCCGGTGACCCGATCCTCTCGCTCAACGAGAATTTTGCGAAGGATCCGCGTACCGACAAGGTCAACCTGAGCATCGGCATCTATTACGACGACGATGGCCGTCTGCCGGTCATGCAAGCGGTGCGTCAGGCCGAAGCCCTGCTGCTGGCCGAAGTGGGTCCGAAGCCGTATCTGCCGATGGCAGGCTTCGCCAACTATCGCGACGCCGTGCAGGCCCTCGTGTTCGGCGACGATTCGCCGGCCCGCACCGAAGGCCGCATCGCCACGGTGCAGACGCTCGGCGGCTCGGGCGCGCTGAAAGTGGGCGCCGACTTCATCAAGCGTTACTTCCCGGGTGCGCAGGTCTGGGTGAGCGACCCCACGTGGGACAACCACCGCTTCATCTTCGAGCGCGCCGGTTTCACCGTGAATACGTACCCGTACTACGACGAAGCCACGGGCGGCCTGCAATTCGAAGCGATGGTCGACGCCATCGACAAGCTGCCGGCACGCAGCGTCGTGCTGCTGCACGCTTGCTGCCATAACCCGACCGGTGTCGATCTGAACGACGCGCAGTGGGTGCAGGTGATCGAGGTGCTCAAGAAGCGCGAACTGCTGCCCTTCGTCGACATGGCCTATCAGGGCTTCGGCTCGGGTCTGGACGCCGATGCCTTCGTGATTCGCGAACTGGCCCGTCAAGGCGTGCCGGCCTTCGTGGCCAATTCGTTCTCGAAGAACTTCTCGCTGTACGGCGAGCGTTGCGGTGGCCTGTCGGTGATCTGCGAATCGGGCGAAGCCGCCGAGCGCGTGCTGGGTCAACTGACGAGCGCCGTGCGTTCGAACTACAGCAACCCGCCGACGCATGGCGCGAAGATCGTCGCCAAGGTGCTGAGCACGCCGGAACTGCGCAAGTCGTGGGAAGACGAACTCACGCAGATGTGCCAGCGCATCACGCGCATGCGCGGCGCGATCCATGAAGGTCTGCGCGGTCACGTGCCGGACAACATGCTCTCGCGTTATCTGGAACAACGCGGCATGTTCACGTACACGGGCCTGTCGGCGGCGCAAGTCGACGTGCTGCGCGACGAACACGGCGTGTATCTGATTCGCTCGGGCCGTATGTGTGTTGCCGGTCTGAACGAGAAGAACGTCGGCGTCGTGGCCGAGAGCATCGCCAAGGTGCTGAACAACGCGTAA
- a CDS encoding amino acid permease, whose translation MSANAAQEGSLHRGLKNRHIQLIALGGAIGTGLFLGIAQTIKTAGPSVLLGYAIAGIVAFFIMRQLGEMVVDEPVAGSFSYFANKYCGQFAGFVSGWNYWVLYILVSMAELSAVGIYVQYWWPAIPTWVSALVCFGIINAINLSSVKSYGEMEFWFAIIKVAAIVGMIGFGGYLLFSGNAGPDASVANLWQHGGFFPNGVSGLVMAMAVIMFSFGGLELVGITAAEADDPSRTIPRATNQVIYRILIFYVGALGVLLSLYPWEKVVSGGSPFVLIFHELNSNFVANVLNAVVLTAALSVYNSGVYCNSRMLYGLAGQGNAPRALLKVNARGIPLAALGVSAAATALCVVINYFMPGKAFELLMGLVVSALIINWAMISVIHLVFRRAKARAGETTVFKSLWYPFTNYLCLVFLAGILVVMYLIPDLRISVYLIPVWLVVLTLGYRLRQKRAAAGVPATAAR comes from the coding sequence ATGTCCGCCAATGCAGCACAAGAAGGCTCGCTCCACCGCGGCCTGAAGAATCGTCACATTCAATTGATCGCCCTCGGTGGCGCGATCGGCACCGGCCTCTTTCTCGGCATCGCCCAAACCATCAAGACCGCTGGACCCTCCGTACTGCTTGGCTACGCCATTGCCGGTATCGTCGCGTTCTTCATCATGCGGCAACTGGGTGAAATGGTCGTCGACGAGCCCGTCGCCGGCTCGTTCAGTTACTTCGCCAACAAGTATTGCGGCCAGTTCGCGGGCTTCGTCTCGGGCTGGAACTACTGGGTGCTGTACATCCTCGTGTCGATGGCCGAACTCTCGGCCGTGGGCATTTACGTGCAGTACTGGTGGCCGGCGATCCCCACGTGGGTCTCGGCACTCGTGTGCTTCGGCATCATCAACGCCATCAACCTGTCGAGCGTAAAGTCGTACGGCGAGATGGAGTTCTGGTTCGCCATCATCAAGGTCGCCGCCATCGTCGGCATGATCGGGTTTGGCGGCTATCTGCTCTTCTCGGGCAATGCTGGCCCCGATGCCAGCGTGGCCAACCTCTGGCAACACGGCGGGTTCTTCCCGAACGGTGTGTCCGGCCTTGTCATGGCGATGGCCGTGATCATGTTCTCGTTCGGCGGGCTCGAACTGGTGGGCATCACTGCGGCCGAGGCCGACGATCCGTCGCGCACCATTCCGCGTGCGACCAATCAGGTGATCTACCGCATTCTGATTTTCTACGTCGGCGCTCTCGGCGTGCTGCTCTCGCTGTATCCGTGGGAGAAAGTCGTCTCCGGCGGCAGCCCGTTCGTGCTGATCTTCCATGAACTGAACAGCAACTTCGTCGCCAACGTGCTCAACGCCGTGGTGCTGACCGCCGCCCTGTCCGTCTATAACAGCGGCGTGTATTGCAACAGCCGCATGCTCTACGGTCTGGCCGGTCAGGGCAACGCGCCGCGCGCGCTGCTCAAGGTCAACGCCCGTGGCATTCCGCTCGCCGCGCTCGGCGTGTCGGCCGCCGCTACCGCGCTGTGCGTAGTGATCAACTACTTCATGCCCGGCAAGGCGTTCGAACTGCTGATGGGTCTGGTCGTCTCGGCCCTCATCATCAACTGGGCCATGATCAGCGTGATCCATCTGGTGTTCCGCCGGGCCAAGGCGCGTGCCGGTGAAACCACGGTCTTCAAGAGCCTGTGGTACCCGTTCACGAACTACCTGTGCCTCGTCTTCCTCGCCGGCATTCTGGTCGTGATGTACCTGATCCCCGACCTGCGCATCTCGGTCTATCTGATTCCGGTCTGGCTGGTCGTGCTCACGCTCGGCTACCGCCTGCGCCAGAAGCGTGCAGCCGCCGGCGTACCGGCCACGGCGGCCCGCTGA